One genomic region from Xyrauchen texanus isolate HMW12.3.18 chromosome 4, RBS_HiC_50CHRs, whole genome shotgun sequence encodes:
- the LOC127638730 gene encoding neurite extension and migration factor-like isoform X2: protein MDVLQESRFPGADHSPCPRENELDPLADLRSCDDIEPAVLSMPSLCGQNQTTEGPLSPADLHDGSISNTTSLSSLSSFSSPSSLSSLSSVPCSKIVTPWSVPQTCDRSSLSNIDSRGGDCLSCLIPKNQTEPASCESVLSFASINLQCLGPTPSNGRYGDHVLSDQLLSGPTQAAETNEGAEECRSMQESESDEDPASRSIYEGLSEEAQDWSCLETLISESRMELLDLCSRSELAVNLFCEEDVENYMFQEEETELGGDVCSLKIRYESYQDGGQERSESALKDEPQLGFFPSLPCSRKEGAKEKPDQPAEIKAEDHVTPDISPDSKFIFDLSNSPDDSGEFSDDSSCTGSPDHSLSLRHGCLSRENSSSSSQLSYRLRAKRKVAYREDYLYDVDSIESERNIEKREKQPVGLKKERDDDWCPKKRRRSIRKEPPVIIKYIIINRFKGQRHMRVRLRRVDPSPAVVCLNTNALLHYEKLAPLKAYWQEREKEQQEKNRLTATERTKRLNGCKRPPNTTLKRKHRMARLRIQQIHAVENSLPRQTIVVPVNNQSEGTESVKSTEEPKEDITFITHTARVKSRTQEREERRKAGKTGKIKKFKSEARLKLKKLLEAETQEVPEASEIEQCSPCLPENFSDSLEDNVVTNETCGNESEKCTLTPTAPGTDENAELLPGGYLQTLLEAAESSSSANITHFHQGLQNPTLQPIQSCVLSPPSESELPHSPPPMNHGPHHTHYTEPNITEPNQPISWPSQPLVEQLPFSPDVPTQSPVMPSGFPTPLPMLAGDGTTVTGYGQVSLSGCRVSYEESKPDADYGLSPPVSQSDNGVGRLVSFNSLGSLSATSSNYSSLSLREGERDREEEIGEINNGFLPHCSPRLVLQHSLEEVAPLRESTDLLDISNFTPDKFRHSSLSEMSPPDTPNSSPQLLGNCGKVGEFLEAGDTNVKWSCGAVPQLDQDRTGNAQLLQIHSFNTEEEELRVGEQKGSTKNNGRNGQGTKKIKTTKTLKGEKVKLPCQGSRSVRKIKALLEGKAVKSRGGSGSAISSPTLSLGLMGPQGEWHNTGGLPNDDQREFQEPSNILSNIVSGMAEVQRFMRASVEPLWGPCLSPGQHALQSQTLKILGSAADLKKRGGASGGGRGKKGAGRGGKTLPKLLPPGFFPPLGLDCLPLPHRPAHKKMYRHKSSAKFAREELLAGKGNIKGVALTALVEKQR from the exons ATGGATGTTCTACAAGAGTCCCGATTCCCGGGGGCAGATCACAGCCCCTGCCCAAGAGAAAATG AACTTGACCCGTTAGCAGATCTAAGGAGCTGTGATGACATTGAGCCTGCTGTGCTGTCCATGCCCTCCCTCTGTGGTCAGAATCAGACAACTGAAGGTCCTCTTAGCCCAGCCGATCTGCATGATGGGTCAATTTCCAACACCACCTCGCTATCCTCTCTCTCTTCATTCTCTTCGCCTTCCTCCCTCTCATCTCTCTCTTCTGTGCCCTGTTCCAAAATTGTTACGCCCTGGTCTGTACCACAGACCTGTGACCGGTCATCACTCTCCAACATAGACTCAAGGGGCGGAGACTGCCTTAGCTGTCTGATCCCCAAAAACCAGACTGAACCAGCATCTTGTGAGTCTGTGCTAAGCTTTGCCAGTATAAACTTGCAATGCCTAGGCCCCACCCCCAGCAACGGTCGCTATGGTGACCATGTTCTATCTGATCAGCTGCTCAGTGGCCCCACCCAGGCAGCTGAAACAAATGAAGGGGCAGAGGAGTGTAGGTCAATGCAGGAGAGTGAATCAGATGAGGATCCTGCATCCAGGAGCATATACGAAGGTCTTAGTGAGGAGGCACAGGACTGGAGCTGTCTAGAGACTCTCATCAGTGAAAGCCGTATGGAGCTGTTGGACTTATGCTCACGCAGTGAACTTGCAGTCAATCTgttctgtgaggaggatgtggaGAATTACATGTTTCAGGAGGAGGAGACCGAACTCGGTGGTGACGTCTGCTCACTCAAAATACGCTATGAATCCTATCAGGATGGAGGACAGGAGAGGAGTGAGTCTGCCCTAAAGGATGAACCTCAGCTAGGGTTCTTTCCAAGCTTACCTTGCAGTAGGAAGGAGGGGGCAAAAGAGAAACCAGACCAACCAGCTGAGATTAAAGCAGAAGACCATGTGACCCCAGATATTAGCCCAGACAGTAAATTTATTTTTGACCTTAGTAACTCTCCAGATGATTCTGGTGAATTCAGCGATGACAGCTCTTGCACAGGCTCCCCAGATCACAGCCTTTCCCTCCGCCATGGCTGCCTGTCCAGAGAAAACTCAAGTTCCTCCAGCCAGCTAAGCTACCGCCTTCGAGCCAAGAGGAAGGTGGCCTACAGAGAAGACTACCTGTATGATGTGGACTCAATAGAAAgtgagagaaacatagagaaacgTGAAAAACAGCCTGTTGGGCTCAAAAAAGAGCGTGATGATGACTGGTGCCCAAAGAAGAGGCGGCGGTCGATTCGGAAAGAACCTCCTGTCATTATAAAATACATAATCATTAATCGTTTTAAAGGCCAGAGACACATGAGAGTGAGGCTGAGGCGGGTTGACCCATCACCTGCTGTGGTCTGTCTGAATACAAATGCCCTGCTACACTATGAGAAACTTGCACCACTGAAAGCCTACTGGCAGGAAAGAGAAAAGGAACAGCAGGAGAAGAATAGATTGACAGCTACAGAAAGAACCAAACGTCTTAATGGCTGCAAAAGACCGCCAAACACTACACTCAAACGTAAGCACAGGATGGCCAGACTCAGGATTCAGCAGATCCATGCAGTAGAGAATTCCCTCCCCAGACAAACTATAGTAGTCCCTGTCAACAATCAGTCAGAGGGGACTGAATCAGTAAAAAGCACAGAGGAACCAAAAGAGGACATTACCTTCATTACACACACTGCCAGGGTTAAAAGCAGAACACAGGAGAGAGAGGAAAGGAGAAAGGCAGGTAAAACAGGGAAGATAAAGAAATTCAAAAGTGAAGCAAGGCTTAAGTTGAAAAAGCTATTAGAGGCTGAGACACAGGAAGTCCCTGAAGCCTCTGAGATTGAGCAGTGTAGCCCATGTTTACCAGAAAACTTCAGTGACTCTCTGGAAGATAATGTTGTCACAAATGAGACCTGCGGTAATGAATCTGAAAAATGCACTTTGACCCCAACTGCTCCGGGGACTGATGAAAATGCAGAACTCCTCCCAGGGGGATACCTGCAGACTCTTCTGGAAGCCGCTGAGTCATCGAGCAGTGCTAATATCACCCATTTCCATCAGGGGCTGCAGAATCCCACACTGCAGCCAATCCAGAGCTGCGTTCTCTCTCCCCCCTCCGAATCTGAGCTCCCCCACTCTCCTCCACCTATGAACCATGGGCCACATCACACACACTATACTGAGCCCAATATTACTGAACCAAACCAGCCCATTTCATGGCCATCCCAACCACTTGTTGAACAGCTGCCATTCTCCCCAGATGTCCCAACCCAGTCACCTGTAATGCCATCAGGCTTTCCCACACCATTGCCCATGTTAGCAGGGGATGGCACAACTGTAACAGGGTATGGACAAGTGTCTTTATCGGGATGCAGGGTGTCATATGAAGAGTCTAAGCCTGATGCTGATTACGGATTGAGTCCTCCTGTGTCTCAAAGTGATAATGGGGTGGGACGACTGGTTAGCTTTAACTCCCTGGGGTCACTATCTGCCACTTCTAGCAACTACAGTTCACTCAGCCtgagagagggagaaagggaTAGGGAGGAGGAAATTGGTGAGATCAACAATGGCTTCCTACCGCATTGCAGCCCACGGTTAGTCCTTCAGCATAGTCTTGAGGAGGTTGCTCCACTTCGAGAGTCCACAGACCTCTTGGATATTTCCAACTTTACCCCTGATAAATTCCGCCATTCATCACTGTCTGAGATGTCCCCACCAGACACACCCAATTCTTCCCCACAGCTGCTGGGAAATTGTGGGAAAGTTGGAGAATTCTTAGAGGCAGGAGACACAAATGTAAAGTGGAGCTGTGGAGCTGTCCCACAGCTTGATCAGGATAGAACAGGAAATGCACAACTCCTTCAGATACACTCTTTCAACACAGAGGAGGAAGAATTGAGGGTTGGGGAACAAAAAGGTTCAACAAAGAATAATGGTAGAAATGGACAAGGCACCAAAAAAATCAAAACCACAAAAACATTGAAAGGAGAGAAAGTAAAGCTACCATGTCAGGGCTCTCGTTCTGTGCGTAAGATAAAAGCTTTGCTGGAGGGAAAAGCAGTCAAAAGTCGGGGAGGGTCAGGAAGTGCCATTTCATCCCCCACCCTGTCACTTGGTTTGATGGGACCTCAGGGGGAGTGGCATAACACTGGAGGACTTCCCAATGATGACCAACGAGAATTTCAGGAACCGTCAAACATCCTGTCCAATATTGTGTCTGGCATGGCTGAGGTACAGCGCTTCATGAGGGCCTCAGTAGAACCTCTTTGGGGGCCTTGCCTGTCACCAGGTCAACATGCCCTCCAGAGCCAGACACTTAAGATTCTGGGTAGTGCCGCTGACCTTAAAAAACGGGGTGGTGCCTCAGGCGGAGGTAGAGGGAAAAAAGGAGCTGGGCGTGGTGGAAAAACGCTGCCTAAACTTCTCCCACCAGGCTTCTTTCCTCCCCTTGGACTGGACTGCCTCCCACTTCCACACCGTCCAGCCCACAAAAAAATGTACCGTCACAAAAGCAGCGCTAAGTTTGCCCGTGAGGAACTCTTAGCAGGCAAAGGGAACATAAAAGGAGTAGCATTGACCGCTTTGGTAGAGAAACAGAGGTAA
- the LOC127638730 gene encoding neurite extension and migration factor-like isoform X1 encodes MDVLQESRFPGADHSPCPRENEELDPLADLRSCDDIEPAVLSMPSLCGQNQTTEGPLSPADLHDGSISNTTSLSSLSSFSSPSSLSSLSSVPCSKIVTPWSVPQTCDRSSLSNIDSRGGDCLSCLIPKNQTEPASCESVLSFASINLQCLGPTPSNGRYGDHVLSDQLLSGPTQAAETNEGAEECRSMQESESDEDPASRSIYEGLSEEAQDWSCLETLISESRMELLDLCSRSELAVNLFCEEDVENYMFQEEETELGGDVCSLKIRYESYQDGGQERSESALKDEPQLGFFPSLPCSRKEGAKEKPDQPAEIKAEDHVTPDISPDSKFIFDLSNSPDDSGEFSDDSSCTGSPDHSLSLRHGCLSRENSSSSSQLSYRLRAKRKVAYREDYLYDVDSIESERNIEKREKQPVGLKKERDDDWCPKKRRRSIRKEPPVIIKYIIINRFKGQRHMRVRLRRVDPSPAVVCLNTNALLHYEKLAPLKAYWQEREKEQQEKNRLTATERTKRLNGCKRPPNTTLKRKHRMARLRIQQIHAVENSLPRQTIVVPVNNQSEGTESVKSTEEPKEDITFITHTARVKSRTQEREERRKAGKTGKIKKFKSEARLKLKKLLEAETQEVPEASEIEQCSPCLPENFSDSLEDNVVTNETCGNESEKCTLTPTAPGTDENAELLPGGYLQTLLEAAESSSSANITHFHQGLQNPTLQPIQSCVLSPPSESELPHSPPPMNHGPHHTHYTEPNITEPNQPISWPSQPLVEQLPFSPDVPTQSPVMPSGFPTPLPMLAGDGTTVTGYGQVSLSGCRVSYEESKPDADYGLSPPVSQSDNGVGRLVSFNSLGSLSATSSNYSSLSLREGERDREEEIGEINNGFLPHCSPRLVLQHSLEEVAPLRESTDLLDISNFTPDKFRHSSLSEMSPPDTPNSSPQLLGNCGKVGEFLEAGDTNVKWSCGAVPQLDQDRTGNAQLLQIHSFNTEEEELRVGEQKGSTKNNGRNGQGTKKIKTTKTLKGEKVKLPCQGSRSVRKIKALLEGKAVKSRGGSGSAISSPTLSLGLMGPQGEWHNTGGLPNDDQREFQEPSNILSNIVSGMAEVQRFMRASVEPLWGPCLSPGQHALQSQTLKILGSAADLKKRGGASGGGRGKKGAGRGGKTLPKLLPPGFFPPLGLDCLPLPHRPAHKKMYRHKSSAKFAREELLAGKGNIKGVALTALVEKQR; translated from the exons ATGGATGTTCTACAAGAGTCCCGATTCCCGGGGGCAGATCACAGCCCCTGCCCAAGAGAAAATG AAGAACTTGACCCGTTAGCAGATCTAAGGAGCTGTGATGACATTGAGCCTGCTGTGCTGTCCATGCCCTCCCTCTGTGGTCAGAATCAGACAACTGAAGGTCCTCTTAGCCCAGCCGATCTGCATGATGGGTCAATTTCCAACACCACCTCGCTATCCTCTCTCTCTTCATTCTCTTCGCCTTCCTCCCTCTCATCTCTCTCTTCTGTGCCCTGTTCCAAAATTGTTACGCCCTGGTCTGTACCACAGACCTGTGACCGGTCATCACTCTCCAACATAGACTCAAGGGGCGGAGACTGCCTTAGCTGTCTGATCCCCAAAAACCAGACTGAACCAGCATCTTGTGAGTCTGTGCTAAGCTTTGCCAGTATAAACTTGCAATGCCTAGGCCCCACCCCCAGCAACGGTCGCTATGGTGACCATGTTCTATCTGATCAGCTGCTCAGTGGCCCCACCCAGGCAGCTGAAACAAATGAAGGGGCAGAGGAGTGTAGGTCAATGCAGGAGAGTGAATCAGATGAGGATCCTGCATCCAGGAGCATATACGAAGGTCTTAGTGAGGAGGCACAGGACTGGAGCTGTCTAGAGACTCTCATCAGTGAAAGCCGTATGGAGCTGTTGGACTTATGCTCACGCAGTGAACTTGCAGTCAATCTgttctgtgaggaggatgtggaGAATTACATGTTTCAGGAGGAGGAGACCGAACTCGGTGGTGACGTCTGCTCACTCAAAATACGCTATGAATCCTATCAGGATGGAGGACAGGAGAGGAGTGAGTCTGCCCTAAAGGATGAACCTCAGCTAGGGTTCTTTCCAAGCTTACCTTGCAGTAGGAAGGAGGGGGCAAAAGAGAAACCAGACCAACCAGCTGAGATTAAAGCAGAAGACCATGTGACCCCAGATATTAGCCCAGACAGTAAATTTATTTTTGACCTTAGTAACTCTCCAGATGATTCTGGTGAATTCAGCGATGACAGCTCTTGCACAGGCTCCCCAGATCACAGCCTTTCCCTCCGCCATGGCTGCCTGTCCAGAGAAAACTCAAGTTCCTCCAGCCAGCTAAGCTACCGCCTTCGAGCCAAGAGGAAGGTGGCCTACAGAGAAGACTACCTGTATGATGTGGACTCAATAGAAAgtgagagaaacatagagaaacgTGAAAAACAGCCTGTTGGGCTCAAAAAAGAGCGTGATGATGACTGGTGCCCAAAGAAGAGGCGGCGGTCGATTCGGAAAGAACCTCCTGTCATTATAAAATACATAATCATTAATCGTTTTAAAGGCCAGAGACACATGAGAGTGAGGCTGAGGCGGGTTGACCCATCACCTGCTGTGGTCTGTCTGAATACAAATGCCCTGCTACACTATGAGAAACTTGCACCACTGAAAGCCTACTGGCAGGAAAGAGAAAAGGAACAGCAGGAGAAGAATAGATTGACAGCTACAGAAAGAACCAAACGTCTTAATGGCTGCAAAAGACCGCCAAACACTACACTCAAACGTAAGCACAGGATGGCCAGACTCAGGATTCAGCAGATCCATGCAGTAGAGAATTCCCTCCCCAGACAAACTATAGTAGTCCCTGTCAACAATCAGTCAGAGGGGACTGAATCAGTAAAAAGCACAGAGGAACCAAAAGAGGACATTACCTTCATTACACACACTGCCAGGGTTAAAAGCAGAACACAGGAGAGAGAGGAAAGGAGAAAGGCAGGTAAAACAGGGAAGATAAAGAAATTCAAAAGTGAAGCAAGGCTTAAGTTGAAAAAGCTATTAGAGGCTGAGACACAGGAAGTCCCTGAAGCCTCTGAGATTGAGCAGTGTAGCCCATGTTTACCAGAAAACTTCAGTGACTCTCTGGAAGATAATGTTGTCACAAATGAGACCTGCGGTAATGAATCTGAAAAATGCACTTTGACCCCAACTGCTCCGGGGACTGATGAAAATGCAGAACTCCTCCCAGGGGGATACCTGCAGACTCTTCTGGAAGCCGCTGAGTCATCGAGCAGTGCTAATATCACCCATTTCCATCAGGGGCTGCAGAATCCCACACTGCAGCCAATCCAGAGCTGCGTTCTCTCTCCCCCCTCCGAATCTGAGCTCCCCCACTCTCCTCCACCTATGAACCATGGGCCACATCACACACACTATACTGAGCCCAATATTACTGAACCAAACCAGCCCATTTCATGGCCATCCCAACCACTTGTTGAACAGCTGCCATTCTCCCCAGATGTCCCAACCCAGTCACCTGTAATGCCATCAGGCTTTCCCACACCATTGCCCATGTTAGCAGGGGATGGCACAACTGTAACAGGGTATGGACAAGTGTCTTTATCGGGATGCAGGGTGTCATATGAAGAGTCTAAGCCTGATGCTGATTACGGATTGAGTCCTCCTGTGTCTCAAAGTGATAATGGGGTGGGACGACTGGTTAGCTTTAACTCCCTGGGGTCACTATCTGCCACTTCTAGCAACTACAGTTCACTCAGCCtgagagagggagaaagggaTAGGGAGGAGGAAATTGGTGAGATCAACAATGGCTTCCTACCGCATTGCAGCCCACGGTTAGTCCTTCAGCATAGTCTTGAGGAGGTTGCTCCACTTCGAGAGTCCACAGACCTCTTGGATATTTCCAACTTTACCCCTGATAAATTCCGCCATTCATCACTGTCTGAGATGTCCCCACCAGACACACCCAATTCTTCCCCACAGCTGCTGGGAAATTGTGGGAAAGTTGGAGAATTCTTAGAGGCAGGAGACACAAATGTAAAGTGGAGCTGTGGAGCTGTCCCACAGCTTGATCAGGATAGAACAGGAAATGCACAACTCCTTCAGATACACTCTTTCAACACAGAGGAGGAAGAATTGAGGGTTGGGGAACAAAAAGGTTCAACAAAGAATAATGGTAGAAATGGACAAGGCACCAAAAAAATCAAAACCACAAAAACATTGAAAGGAGAGAAAGTAAAGCTACCATGTCAGGGCTCTCGTTCTGTGCGTAAGATAAAAGCTTTGCTGGAGGGAAAAGCAGTCAAAAGTCGGGGAGGGTCAGGAAGTGCCATTTCATCCCCCACCCTGTCACTTGGTTTGATGGGACCTCAGGGGGAGTGGCATAACACTGGAGGACTTCCCAATGATGACCAACGAGAATTTCAGGAACCGTCAAACATCCTGTCCAATATTGTGTCTGGCATGGCTGAGGTACAGCGCTTCATGAGGGCCTCAGTAGAACCTCTTTGGGGGCCTTGCCTGTCACCAGGTCAACATGCCCTCCAGAGCCAGACACTTAAGATTCTGGGTAGTGCCGCTGACCTTAAAAAACGGGGTGGTGCCTCAGGCGGAGGTAGAGGGAAAAAAGGAGCTGGGCGTGGTGGAAAAACGCTGCCTAAACTTCTCCCACCAGGCTTCTTTCCTCCCCTTGGACTGGACTGCCTCCCACTTCCACACCGTCCAGCCCACAAAAAAATGTACCGTCACAAAAGCAGCGCTAAGTTTGCCCGTGAGGAACTCTTAGCAGGCAAAGGGAACATAAAAGGAGTAGCATTGACCGCTTTGGTAGAGAAACAGAGGTAA
- the LOC127638730 gene encoding neurite extension and migration factor-like isoform X3 produces the protein MPSLCGQNQTTEGPLSPADLHDGSISNTTSLSSLSSFSSPSSLSSLSSVPCSKIVTPWSVPQTCDRSSLSNIDSRGGDCLSCLIPKNQTEPASCESVLSFASINLQCLGPTPSNGRYGDHVLSDQLLSGPTQAAETNEGAEECRSMQESESDEDPASRSIYEGLSEEAQDWSCLETLISESRMELLDLCSRSELAVNLFCEEDVENYMFQEEETELGGDVCSLKIRYESYQDGGQERSESALKDEPQLGFFPSLPCSRKEGAKEKPDQPAEIKAEDHVTPDISPDSKFIFDLSNSPDDSGEFSDDSSCTGSPDHSLSLRHGCLSRENSSSSSQLSYRLRAKRKVAYREDYLYDVDSIESERNIEKREKQPVGLKKERDDDWCPKKRRRSIRKEPPVIIKYIIINRFKGQRHMRVRLRRVDPSPAVVCLNTNALLHYEKLAPLKAYWQEREKEQQEKNRLTATERTKRLNGCKRPPNTTLKRKHRMARLRIQQIHAVENSLPRQTIVVPVNNQSEGTESVKSTEEPKEDITFITHTARVKSRTQEREERRKAGKTGKIKKFKSEARLKLKKLLEAETQEVPEASEIEQCSPCLPENFSDSLEDNVVTNETCGNESEKCTLTPTAPGTDENAELLPGGYLQTLLEAAESSSSANITHFHQGLQNPTLQPIQSCVLSPPSESELPHSPPPMNHGPHHTHYTEPNITEPNQPISWPSQPLVEQLPFSPDVPTQSPVMPSGFPTPLPMLAGDGTTVTGYGQVSLSGCRVSYEESKPDADYGLSPPVSQSDNGVGRLVSFNSLGSLSATSSNYSSLSLREGERDREEEIGEINNGFLPHCSPRLVLQHSLEEVAPLRESTDLLDISNFTPDKFRHSSLSEMSPPDTPNSSPQLLGNCGKVGEFLEAGDTNVKWSCGAVPQLDQDRTGNAQLLQIHSFNTEEEELRVGEQKGSTKNNGRNGQGTKKIKTTKTLKGEKVKLPCQGSRSVRKIKALLEGKAVKSRGGSGSAISSPTLSLGLMGPQGEWHNTGGLPNDDQREFQEPSNILSNIVSGMAEVQRFMRASVEPLWGPCLSPGQHALQSQTLKILGSAADLKKRGGASGGGRGKKGAGRGGKTLPKLLPPGFFPPLGLDCLPLPHRPAHKKMYRHKSSAKFAREELLAGKGNIKGVALTALVEKQR, from the coding sequence ATGCCCTCCCTCTGTGGTCAGAATCAGACAACTGAAGGTCCTCTTAGCCCAGCCGATCTGCATGATGGGTCAATTTCCAACACCACCTCGCTATCCTCTCTCTCTTCATTCTCTTCGCCTTCCTCCCTCTCATCTCTCTCTTCTGTGCCCTGTTCCAAAATTGTTACGCCCTGGTCTGTACCACAGACCTGTGACCGGTCATCACTCTCCAACATAGACTCAAGGGGCGGAGACTGCCTTAGCTGTCTGATCCCCAAAAACCAGACTGAACCAGCATCTTGTGAGTCTGTGCTAAGCTTTGCCAGTATAAACTTGCAATGCCTAGGCCCCACCCCCAGCAACGGTCGCTATGGTGACCATGTTCTATCTGATCAGCTGCTCAGTGGCCCCACCCAGGCAGCTGAAACAAATGAAGGGGCAGAGGAGTGTAGGTCAATGCAGGAGAGTGAATCAGATGAGGATCCTGCATCCAGGAGCATATACGAAGGTCTTAGTGAGGAGGCACAGGACTGGAGCTGTCTAGAGACTCTCATCAGTGAAAGCCGTATGGAGCTGTTGGACTTATGCTCACGCAGTGAACTTGCAGTCAATCTgttctgtgaggaggatgtggaGAATTACATGTTTCAGGAGGAGGAGACCGAACTCGGTGGTGACGTCTGCTCACTCAAAATACGCTATGAATCCTATCAGGATGGAGGACAGGAGAGGAGTGAGTCTGCCCTAAAGGATGAACCTCAGCTAGGGTTCTTTCCAAGCTTACCTTGCAGTAGGAAGGAGGGGGCAAAAGAGAAACCAGACCAACCAGCTGAGATTAAAGCAGAAGACCATGTGACCCCAGATATTAGCCCAGACAGTAAATTTATTTTTGACCTTAGTAACTCTCCAGATGATTCTGGTGAATTCAGCGATGACAGCTCTTGCACAGGCTCCCCAGATCACAGCCTTTCCCTCCGCCATGGCTGCCTGTCCAGAGAAAACTCAAGTTCCTCCAGCCAGCTAAGCTACCGCCTTCGAGCCAAGAGGAAGGTGGCCTACAGAGAAGACTACCTGTATGATGTGGACTCAATAGAAAgtgagagaaacatagagaaacgTGAAAAACAGCCTGTTGGGCTCAAAAAAGAGCGTGATGATGACTGGTGCCCAAAGAAGAGGCGGCGGTCGATTCGGAAAGAACCTCCTGTCATTATAAAATACATAATCATTAATCGTTTTAAAGGCCAGAGACACATGAGAGTGAGGCTGAGGCGGGTTGACCCATCACCTGCTGTGGTCTGTCTGAATACAAATGCCCTGCTACACTATGAGAAACTTGCACCACTGAAAGCCTACTGGCAGGAAAGAGAAAAGGAACAGCAGGAGAAGAATAGATTGACAGCTACAGAAAGAACCAAACGTCTTAATGGCTGCAAAAGACCGCCAAACACTACACTCAAACGTAAGCACAGGATGGCCAGACTCAGGATTCAGCAGATCCATGCAGTAGAGAATTCCCTCCCCAGACAAACTATAGTAGTCCCTGTCAACAATCAGTCAGAGGGGACTGAATCAGTAAAAAGCACAGAGGAACCAAAAGAGGACATTACCTTCATTACACACACTGCCAGGGTTAAAAGCAGAACACAGGAGAGAGAGGAAAGGAGAAAGGCAGGTAAAACAGGGAAGATAAAGAAATTCAAAAGTGAAGCAAGGCTTAAGTTGAAAAAGCTATTAGAGGCTGAGACACAGGAAGTCCCTGAAGCCTCTGAGATTGAGCAGTGTAGCCCATGTTTACCAGAAAACTTCAGTGACTCTCTGGAAGATAATGTTGTCACAAATGAGACCTGCGGTAATGAATCTGAAAAATGCACTTTGACCCCAACTGCTCCGGGGACTGATGAAAATGCAGAACTCCTCCCAGGGGGATACCTGCAGACTCTTCTGGAAGCCGCTGAGTCATCGAGCAGTGCTAATATCACCCATTTCCATCAGGGGCTGCAGAATCCCACACTGCAGCCAATCCAGAGCTGCGTTCTCTCTCCCCCCTCCGAATCTGAGCTCCCCCACTCTCCTCCACCTATGAACCATGGGCCACATCACACACACTATACTGAGCCCAATATTACTGAACCAAACCAGCCCATTTCATGGCCATCCCAACCACTTGTTGAACAGCTGCCATTCTCCCCAGATGTCCCAACCCAGTCACCTGTAATGCCATCAGGCTTTCCCACACCATTGCCCATGTTAGCAGGGGATGGCACAACTGTAACAGGGTATGGACAAGTGTCTTTATCGGGATGCAGGGTGTCATATGAAGAGTCTAAGCCTGATGCTGATTACGGATTGAGTCCTCCTGTGTCTCAAAGTGATAATGGGGTGGGACGACTGGTTAGCTTTAACTCCCTGGGGTCACTATCTGCCACTTCTAGCAACTACAGTTCACTCAGCCtgagagagggagaaagggaTAGGGAGGAGGAAATTGGTGAGATCAACAATGGCTTCCTACCGCATTGCAGCCCACGGTTAGTCCTTCAGCATAGTCTTGAGGAGGTTGCTCCACTTCGAGAGTCCACAGACCTCTTGGATATTTCCAACTTTACCCCTGATAAATTCCGCCATTCATCACTGTCTGAGATGTCCCCACCAGACACACCCAATTCTTCCCCACAGCTGCTGGGAAATTGTGGGAAAGTTGGAGAATTCTTAGAGGCAGGAGACACAAATGTAAAGTGGAGCTGTGGAGCTGTCCCACAGCTTGATCAGGATAGAACAGGAAATGCACAACTCCTTCAGATACACTCTTTCAACACAGAGGAGGAAGAATTGAGGGTTGGGGAACAAAAAGGTTCAACAAAGAATAATGGTAGAAATGGACAAGGCACCAAAAAAATCAAAACCACAAAAACATTGAAAGGAGAGAAAGTAAAGCTACCATGTCAGGGCTCTCGTTCTGTGCGTAAGATAAAAGCTTTGCTGGAGGGAAAAGCAGTCAAAAGTCGGGGAGGGTCAGGAAGTGCCATTTCATCCCCCACCCTGTCACTTGGTTTGATGGGACCTCAGGGGGAGTGGCATAACACTGGAGGACTTCCCAATGATGACCAACGAGAATTTCAGGAACCGTCAAACATCCTGTCCAATATTGTGTCTGGCATGGCTGAGGTACAGCGCTTCATGAGGGCCTCAGTAGAACCTCTTTGGGGGCCTTGCCTGTCACCAGGTCAACATGCCCTCCAGAGCCAGACACTTAAGATTCTGGGTAGTGCCGCTGACCTTAAAAAACGGGGTGGTGCCTCAGGCGGAGGTAGAGGGAAAAAAGGAGCTGGGCGTGGTGGAAAAACGCTGCCTAAACTTCTCCCACCAGGCTTCTTTCCTCCCCTTGGACTGGACTGCCTCCCACTTCCACACCGTCCAGCCCACAAAAAAATGTACCGTCACAAAAGCAGCGCTAAGTTTGCCCGTGAGGAACTCTTAGCAGGCAAAGGGAACATAAAAGGAGTAGCATTGACCGCTTTGGTAGAGAAACAGAGGTAA